The following proteins come from a genomic window of Chloroflexota bacterium:
- a CDS encoding BrnT family toxin: MTEDENLDRSSAPRYNPDTIRIDDPVSFDWDEGNRDKNLASHDVTDREAEEAFFDPNRRLYPDPKHSQGETRRIIVGKTKEGRLLFVVFAVRRKKIRVISARDLNEIKRD; this comes from the coding sequence ATGACTGAGGATGAAAACCTTGACAGAAGTAGCGCACCGCGCTACAATCCTGATACAATCAGAATTGATGATCCGGTATCCTTTGATTGGGATGAAGGAAACCGTGACAAGAACTTGGCTAGCCATGATGTAACAGACAGAGAAGCAGAAGAAGCGTTTTTTGACCCGAACCGAAGACTCTATCCTGACCCAAAACACTCGCAAGGAGAGACCCGCAGAATCATCGTTGGCAAGACTAAGGAAGGAAGACTGTTGTTCGTAGTCTTTGCCGTTAGGAGAAAGAAGATTCGCGTCATCTCGGCACGCGATCTCAATGAAATAAAGCGAGACTGA
- a CDS encoding ABC transporter ATP-binding protein yields MSASEFTIEQSWSSDRTTALRWVSSHVLRNFQFVLGVLIGAFGNAMLASAPAIYAGQAFDALLADSSNTQALLRAAALIAATQIIRGILQIGRNFSAEVIGQRLERDARDELYVSLAGKSMSFHDSHPTGDLMARATNDVREINLMFNPGLNLVVGSSSFLLVPLIVSPRIDPLLLIAPVGYLILYIISIWRYLKELAPATTLVREEFGNMNTVLAETIDGIQTVKGAAQEEFEINRFRRAVHAWRDGFIWQGDIESKFIPLLLLGLVQTAALALSLILYTRGEISIGDVVTYNGLMLLFGFPTFVGQFAFSQLSSGMASARRILELINTETELDENAGGYDEPMQGKITFDNVTFSYNGTPTLQEISFEVEPGQTLAIVGQTGAGKSTVAKLINRIYDVDSGQVLIDGVDVRDWDLAALRRQISIIEQDIFLFSRSVGENIAFGVPETDQASIEEVARQAQAHDFISNFRDGYGTETGERGVTLSGGQRQRLALARAFLTEPHILILDDSTSAIDSATEDRIQRAIEQAAKDRTTILITHRLSQIRWADLIVVLRNGQIAAIGKHEDLLEQSEAYRTIFASYE; encoded by the coding sequence ATGTCCGCCAGTGAATTCACCATTGAACAGAGCTGGTCGTCCGATCGAACGACCGCGCTTCGCTGGGTCAGTTCCCATGTGCTGCGAAACTTCCAATTTGTCCTGGGCGTTCTGATCGGGGCCTTTGGCAATGCCATGCTGGCCAGCGCACCCGCCATCTATGCCGGTCAGGCCTTCGATGCCCTGCTGGCCGATTCCAGCAATACCCAGGCACTGCTCCGGGCAGCAGCACTGATCGCTGCCACGCAAATCATTCGGGGTATTCTGCAGATCGGAAGGAATTTTTCGGCGGAGGTCATCGGCCAGCGGCTGGAGCGCGATGCCCGCGATGAACTGTACGTCAGCCTGGCGGGAAAAAGCATGTCGTTCCACGATTCCCATCCCACAGGCGATCTGATGGCGCGGGCCACCAACGATGTCCGCGAGATCAATCTGATGTTCAACCCGGGCCTCAATCTGGTGGTTGGATCCAGTAGTTTTTTGTTGGTCCCCCTCATTGTGTCACCCCGGATTGACCCGCTGCTGTTGATTGCTCCGGTTGGCTATCTGATCCTCTACATCATCTCAATCTGGCGTTATTTGAAGGAACTGGCGCCGGCAACTACGTTGGTGCGCGAGGAATTCGGCAATATGAACACGGTCCTGGCTGAAACTATCGACGGCATTCAAACGGTCAAGGGAGCCGCCCAGGAAGAATTCGAGATCAACAGATTCCGGCGGGCGGTTCACGCCTGGCGCGATGGTTTCATCTGGCAAGGTGATATCGAATCCAAGTTCATTCCCCTGCTATTGCTGGGCCTGGTGCAAACGGCTGCGCTGGCCCTGAGCCTGATCCTCTACACCCGCGGTGAGATATCCATTGGCGATGTGGTCACCTACAACGGCCTGATGCTGCTTTTCGGCTTCCCCACCTTTGTCGGTCAATTCGCCTTTTCCCAGCTATCCTCGGGCATGGCCAGTGCCCGGCGCATTCTCGAGCTGATCAACACCGAAACCGAATTGGATGAAAACGCAGGCGGCTACGACGAGCCGATGCAGGGCAAGATAACCTTCGACAACGTAACCTTCTCCTACAACGGCACGCCAACCCTGCAGGAGATCAGCTTCGAGGTAGAACCGGGGCAGACTCTCGCCATCGTCGGCCAGACCGGCGCCGGCAAAAGCACGGTGGCCAAATTGATAAACCGCATCTACGACGTGGACTCGGGTCAGGTGTTGATCGACGGTGTCGATGTGCGGGATTGGGATTTGGCTGCACTGCGCCGGCAGATATCCATCATCGAGCAGGACATTTTTCTCTTCTCCCGCAGCGTGGGTGAAAACATCGCGTTTGGCGTGCCTGAGACGGATCAGGCCAGTATTGAAGAGGTGGCTCGGCAAGCCCAGGCCCACGACTTCATCAGCAATTTCCGGGACGGCTACGGTACAGAGACTGGCGAGCGTGGTGTGACCCTTTCGGGTGGCCAGCGGCAGCGCCTGGCTCTGGCCCGCGCCTTCCTGACCGAGCCTCACATCCTGATTCTGGACGACTCGACCAGCGCCATCGACAGCGCTACCGAAGATCGTATCCAGCGCGCAATCGAACAAGCTGCCAAGGATCGTACCACGATCCTGATTACCCATCGCCTGTCGCAGATCCGTTGGGCCGACCTGATCGTC
- a CDS encoding polysaccharide deacetylase family protein: MSRHLFLTVILLLVALSLPGTATAHYFPGNGFVSPAPGEVLRGIVPIEAIADNANFQKWQLDILPAGNTQATSFVALGETPLPAGGLLTRLDTARFPDGNYSLRLRIVSQDGNYDEFHVRMAIANNPAGYAPPASTARTRVQRAVRLGLPTHTGDGAPILYLTFDDGPSPEKTAAIVDLLDRHGARGTFFVVGAHLNRWPRALRPVAGSGHMLANHTYRHRSLVGADLETFARELARVEDLIQETTGDLLPADNSLRLLRAPYGAVDASTFEMAANLGYQVVGWDLDPKDWRRPGKEAIVRFVTERAFPGAIVILHDGGGGSWQTVEALEVILTELGERGYRFHGMESAGESRTTAQTIPE; this comes from the coding sequence ATGTCACGTCACCTTTTTTTGACGGTTATCCTGCTCCTGGTTGCCCTGAGCCTGCCAGGCACCGCGACCGCCCATTATTTCCCTGGTAACGGCTTCGTCAGCCCGGCGCCAGGCGAGGTTCTTCGGGGGATCGTGCCCATCGAGGCGATTGCCGACAACGCGAACTTTCAGAAGTGGCAACTGGATATTCTGCCCGCCGGAAACACTCAAGCGACAAGTTTCGTGGCGCTGGGAGAGACTCCATTGCCGGCAGGGGGTCTGCTTACCAGGCTGGATACTGCTCGCTTTCCCGATGGGAACTACAGCCTGCGATTGCGCATCGTTTCCCAGGATGGCAATTACGATGAATTCCACGTTCGGATGGCAATTGCCAATAACCCGGCCGGCTATGCCCCCCCTGCCTCGACGGCGCGGACCCGTGTGCAACGAGCGGTGAGGTTGGGCCTGCCAACCCATACCGGGGATGGGGCGCCGATCCTCTATCTGACCTTTGACGATGGACCCAGCCCTGAGAAAACAGCTGCCATTGTCGATCTCCTCGATCGTCATGGCGCCAGAGGAACCTTTTTCGTCGTGGGTGCCCATTTGAACCGCTGGCCCCGGGCCCTGCGCCCGGTTGCCGGGTCGGGTCATATGCTTGCCAATCACACCTACCGGCACCGCTCCCTGGTGGGTGCTGATCTGGAGACCTTTGCCCGGGAGTTGGCGAGGGTCGAGGACCTGATTCAGGAGACAACGGGTGACCTGCTGCCAGCCGACAATTCTTTGCGGCTTCTGCGGGCGCCATACGGCGCTGTCGATGCCAGCACTTTTGAAATGGCAGCCAACCTTGGCTACCAGGTGGTTGGCTGGGATCTGGACCCCAAAGACTGGCGCCGGCCGGGCAAAGAAGCGATCGTGCGTTTCGTAACCGAACGGGCCTTTCCGGGCGCGATCGTGATCCTTCACGACGGGGGTGGGGGAAGTTGGCAGACTGTTGAAGCGCTGGAGGTGATCCTGACCGAACTGGGTGAGCGTGGCTACCGGTTCCATGGTATGGAGTCGGCCGGGGAGTCCAGGACTACAGCTCAAACGATCCCTGAGTAA
- a CDS encoding BrnA antitoxin family protein: MKKTLEVPEFKNEDDEREFWAQINLADYYEPEDAKPVVFPNLKPETRPISIRFPVYVLDALKERANLMGVPYHALIKQAVVEYLGKEA, from the coding sequence ATGAAAAAGACACTTGAGGTCCCGGAATTCAAAAATGAAGATGATGAGAGGGAGTTCTGGGCTCAGATCAATCTGGCTGACTATTATGAGCCCGAAGATGCCAAGCCTGTCGTGTTTCCCAACTTAAAGCCCGAAACCCGACCGATTTCGATCCGGTTTCCTGTCTATGTTTTGGATGCTCTAAAGGAACGTGCCAACCTGATGGGTGTCCCCTATCATGCGTTGATCAAGCAAGCTGTTGTGGAATACCTCGGGAAGGAAGCCTGA